Part of the Solanum pennellii chromosome 10, SPENNV200 genome is shown below.
AACTACCACAACTAAATCAGTAAAGTGCATATCTGTTGCTTCATCAGGTTGTTTTCTCTTATTCATAGGAGTAATTATGAATTCAGTTACCATAGGAACAGAGCATACTTAGAATATCTATACAATAGATGTTTCTGTTGAGACTGTTCTTCAATTTTCAGCAGTAACCATatttataacttaaaatataaagCTTCTGCTCTGAGGCAAGGAAATGTGTTTGTAGTATTTCTGTTtagtttaattctttttttttgacaacAGTAACAGTATTTAGTTTAATATTTCTCCACTATCCTATTTCAACATTAAACTTTCAATTAAGAGAAGTACTAAAACCACAACTAATTATTGTTTTCCGAATAAAATAATACTCAACCTAGCTGACATAATTAATGTTGCCAATAAAGGGAATCAAAAGTGTAGCTTAAACCATTCTTTCATAAATCAAAGATAAAACTgggcttttgagaaatttccaTGTAACTTGGCTTACCCTGTCAATAACAGATAATCCCTCACAATCAACTAAAAGGATAACAAAGAAATCTTACATGAAATAATTGGACACCCAACACACCATATGCCAGTGGTAAAGCAGAATCCACAAACGGTAACAAGAGCTGCATATCTGGTGGTTCAATTGCATTTGGGTCTGTAAAGTACTTAACTACCTCAGGAGGAAGGCGAGTTATctgctcaacataaatttaagtCATCAAGTCAAATTTGACAAAAAAGATTGACAATTTAAGAGAAGAAGTGATGAAACAAAGTAAAAGGGAATTCCAAAGTCAAACCACGAGGATAACTAGCACACCTGAGACGCAATTCCTAGCTCCACAGAGGAACCAATCGTGAGAAGGAACAACAGAAAAGCAATAACATATTGCCAGAGAGATGTTGGACCTGGTTCAGAAACTTCTTTCCGCAGCATACCAAAGCTGACTCTGGGCCCACCACGAGGGTCTGGCCCCTCTGAATTAGGTTCCTCCACCATGAATAAGTTGTACTTATCACCCATAACTTCTGATAACTGACTCTGAAGTTTGGCGAAAACATCCTCCCTCTTTCCTCTAAGATTCCCAAGGAAAAGAATGCCCTCTCCAAAATCTCCAAAAGGTTCTTCTTTAGTCACCCAAAAAGTAGAGTAGCCAAATAACTTCTCCTTAATGATCTTCACCTCACTGGGATCAACCTTTTCGGGTCCAAGAAGTTCCATCAACTTAAAAGAATCTacttgaaaattgttataagttgATCCAACAGTGGATATTGTTGGCTGCCAAGAAAGTAAACATATTCAGTACATcggattttcttcttcattagtTTAATGATTCTTAAAATCCTGCAgctactcttttttttaatcatcagAGAAACACCTCTGGCAAGCTTGTTTTGACTCGACATAGATTACTTGACCATTTTCTGACTACAATGTAATAAAGGATAGCTATTTGACACTTTTTTTGCTATCTTAATGACCAGATAAGTTTCTTAAAATTCACACATGTCTCAGGCCACAACCCTTTTTCTTACACTagtcaaaataatttaacaGTTGAAACTAAACAGTATATAAGGGTAAAGAACCTTTGGTATTGCAATCTCCAAAGTAACTAGTAGTAAGATTCCCAGTAGGCATTTGCTTCTAAGCATTCTATTCAAGATCAGATTTCAACTAATCAAGATTGCCTATGCATTCCAATATTGCATAGTCTAAAACGGGTTAGATATTCACAGTACTAGGAGGTTGTTTCCAAAAACACACTGCAATTGTACCAGGAGGTTGCTTCCAAGAACACATTGCAACAGAACaacctaaccccttaattatCTCAAGGATAAGGAACAAAGGCAAACAGAAAAGGGAAATTTCAAGCAAAATACTTGCATATAACTTTCAATGTTCCCTTCCATTCATTGCCGCAAAATGTTTCCTATCTGTATAAGCAAGTCAATAGCCACTAGCCAGGATTAGAGGCATTGAATACGTAGCTGGCAGAATCAGTTTTCCTATTCTAGAAGCCTATGACATGGTCCAACAACCAGCAGCATGaagaacaacatcaatatactaataattatatcaataatcagTTAAATAAACATTCTTTCTATAATTTTCCCCCAAAGTTTCCTGCTTTCTTCTGCACCGAACTCTAAATAAGTAACAAGAAACTTAAAAAATTCAGAATATAACAACTACACATCAAATACCAATCTAGTTGGGTTGGGATGTGCTATATGAATCCTTTATATCCATTTCTGCTCTATTTCAACGCGCTTCATTTAAATACTTAGTTAAGCAAATTAGAGAGTTGCTCGTCTTTGCTTCACTTCCTTGAACTTGCTACTAATGCTCATTTAGTTATTAACTTTTAAAAGATTTGCACTTGTCCCAACACTAACATAAACATCTCTAAACAAACTTAAAACCAACTCTATGCTAGGTTTGGCAtacattttgataatttatctTCAAATATCTGTTTGGccatgaattttgatattttcaagTTCCCAAAAACTAGCTCTGGCCAGTTTCTTTGGAATTTTTTAGACTTCCACTCTCAAAGTTTCAAACTTTGTCCACTTCCAAACACAACTTCGACTTCCAAATATCACAGCTTCAAAAACTCAATTAGTTTAAGTTtcatttcaacttcaaaatcaaTAGCCAGAAGGAGCTACTCCCTCTTGTTCAAACGTTTCAATAAGAatacatttttccttttttacaactctttaatttcaactttctgCCACCACTTACATTtcatgtatatttaatttaacatcacgaaattcaaaagtcttcttcaatttctcaaagcaaaaacaaaatacaaactCACCCTGGATGAAATTGACACCGAAGAATCCTCCGAATCACTTGCCTCACCACCGCTGTTCCTTTCTTCAGCCATCTCTTCAGTTACAGTAGCTAAATTAGAAGAATCCTTTTCCAGCTTCCCATCATTACTACTTCCATTATCATTACTACTActtccaccaccaccaccaccactacCACTACTACAACTAATAATCAATCTACCCAAACTCCGTTTCGACATTCTCTTCATTTGGATTCTCCGACTGAAATTACAACTAATCGGAGGATCCATACGAAACCGTAAGTTCATTATACTGAAACTACAGCTCGTTAAAGTTCCCATTGTTGAATTTATTGGTGcttttttccctttcttatGGTGAATTTGGGAAATTGTGTTTATGGAGAAGACGAAGTTCAGAGGGTCTGTTTGGCTGATTTTGAGGTTTGAGTGTAAGCATATAACAAAAGAATATCTTGTTGATatagttttgtttttattgttttaaaatatgaaaaaaagtaCAATGTGGCCCTAGAAGTTTAAGGTTTTCTCTTTTGGGTCCATAGTTTTAGGAACAATTAAGCAAAATATCTATTTCCTCCGTTTCAGTTTGTTCGTTTGGTATTGACTTGACATAGAATTAAGAAAGTAACAAAAatcttttgaatcttgtgacCTTACGTTAAGATATGTTGAATGTCTTTATTAC
Proteins encoded:
- the LOC107002481 gene encoding probable zinc metalloprotease EGY1, chloroplastic is translated as MGTLTSCSFSIMNLRFRMDPPISCNFSRRIQMKRMSKRSLGRLIISCSSGSGGGGGGSSSNDNGSSNDGKLEKDSSNLATVTEEMAEERNSGGEASDSEDSSVSISSRPTISTVGSTYNNFQVDSFKLMELLGPEKVDPSEVKIIKEKLFGYSTFWVTKEEPFGDFGEGILFLGNLRGKREDVFAKLQSQLSEVMGDKYNLFMVEEPNSEGPDPRGGPRVSFGMLRKEVSEPGPTSLWQYVIAFLLFLLTIGSSVELGIASQITRLPPEVVKYFTDPNAIEPPDMQLLLPFVDSALPLAYGVLGVQLFHEIGHFLAAFPRNVKLSIPYFIPNITLGSFGAITQFKSILPDRKAKVDISLAGPFAGAALSSSMFAVGLLLSSNPSAAAELVQVPSTLFQGSLLLGLISRATLGYGAMHAAMVSIHPLVIAGWCGLTTSAFNMLPVGCLDGGRAVQGAFGKGSLVGFGLATYSLLGLGVLGGPLSLPWGLYVLICQRSPEKPCLNDVTEVGTWRKAALGVAIFLVLLTLLPVWDELAEELGIGIVTTF